ATCGATCACCTGCTTCGCGCGCGCGGCATCACCCTTGACGCGGAAGGTCAGAATCGCGCCGGCGCCGTTCGGCAGATATTTTTCCGAACGCGGGTACGCGACCGAGACGACCTGCGGGTGCCGCTCGAGGAACTCGACGACGGCGAGGGCATTCGAGCTGTGGCGCTCGACCCGCAGGCCCAGCGTTTCCAGGCCCTGGAGCAGCAGCCACGCGTTGAACGGCGAGAGCGCCGCACCGACGTCGCGCAGCAACTGCACGCGCGCCTTCAAGATGTACGCGATGTTGCCGAAGACCGGCGCGTACTGCAGGCCGTGATACGAAGGATCGGGATCGACGAATTCTTTGAAGCGCGGGTTGTCGCCCCAATCGAATTTGCCGCCGTCCACGATCACGCCGCCGATCGCGGTGCCGTGTCCGCCGATGAACTTCGTCGCCGAATGCACGACGATGTCGGCGCCGAAATCGATCGGACGCAGCAGATACGGCGTGGGCAGCGTGTTGTCGACCACCAGCGGCAAGCCGTGACGGTGCGCGAGATCGGCGTAGAGCTCGACGTCGAGCACGTCGATCTTCGGGTTGCCGATCGTTTCGGCGAAGAGCGCCTTGGTGTTCGGGCGGATCGCCTGCTCGACCGCGAACGGATCGTTGAAATCGACCAGCGTCACGTCGACGCCGAAGCGCTTGAGCGTGTGGGCGAAGGCGTTGTAGGTGCCGCCGTAGAGCGAGTTCGAGCTGACGACGTGATCGCCGCTGCGCGCGAGATTGAGGATCGCGTAGACGACCGCGGCTTGCCCGCTCGCGACCGCCAGCGCGGCAGCGCCGCGTTCGAGCGCGGCGACGCGCTGCTCGAAGACGTCGGTCGTGGGATTCATGATCCGGGTGTAGATGTTGCCGAATTCTTCGAGGGCGAAGAGTTTGCCGGCGTGTTCGGTCGAGTCGAACAGATACGAGGTCGTTTGATAAATGGGAACCGCGCGCGCTTTGGTCGCGGGATCACCGTTGTGGCCGCCGTGAATGGCGAGCGTGTCAAAGTGTGGAGTTTGTTCTTGC
The DNA window shown above is from Candidatus Baltobacteraceae bacterium and carries:
- a CDS encoding O-acetylhomoserine aminocarboxypropyltransferase/cysteine synthase family protein, which gives rise to MSATLEQEQTPHFDTLAIHGGHNGDPATKARAVPIYQTTSYLFDSTEHAGKLFALEEFGNIYTRIMNPTTDVFEQRVAALERGAAALAVASGQAAVVYAILNLARSGDHVVSSNSLYGGTYNAFAHTLKRFGVDVTLVDFNDPFAVEQAIRPNTKALFAETIGNPKIDVLDVELYADLAHRHGLPLVVDNTLPTPYLLRPIDFGADIVVHSATKFIGGHGTAIGGVIVDGGKFDWGDNPRFKEFVDPDPSYHGLQYAPVFGNIAYILKARVQLLRDVGAALSPFNAWLLLQGLETLGLRVERHSSNALAVVEFLERHPQVVSVAYPRSEKYLPNGAGAILTFRVKGDAARAKQVIDRLKLFSLLANVGDAKSLVIHPASTTHQQLTPEERLQSGVDESTIRLSVGIEDKRDIIADLDQALAS